In the genome of Cutibacterium equinum, one region contains:
- the ettA gene encoding energy-dependent translational throttle protein EttA, with amino-acid sequence MAEFIYTMHNVRKAVGDKVILDNVTLSFFPGAKIGVVGPNGAGKSTMLKLMAGLDKPNNGDANLAKGATVGILLQEPPLTEDKTVRENVEEAVGEIKAKLARFEEVSAEMANPDADFDALMAEMGELQTELDNANAWDIDTRLEQAMDALQCPPGDTPVNVLSGGERRRVALCKLLIEQPDLLLLDEPTNHLDAESVNWLEGHLKSYPGAVLAVTHDRYFLDHVAEWICEVDRGQLHPYEGNYSTYLDTKRKRLQIEGKKDAKRAKILEKELEWVRSSPKARQAKNKARLARYEEMAAEAERNRKIDTAEINIPPGPRLGNVVLEANNLTKGFGDRVLIKDLSFTLPRAGIVGVIGPNGVGKTTLFKTIVGLEKADSGSLKVGETVSFSYVDQNRTGIDPEKNVWEVVSDGLDYIKVANFEEPSRAYVASFGFKGPDQQKKSGVLSGGERNRLNLALTLKQGGNVLLLDEPTNDLDVETLSSLEDALLEFPGCAVVVSHDRWFLDRVATHILAWEGEDEDGVPRWFWFEGNFADYEENKIERLGPEAARPHASKHRRLTRD; translated from the coding sequence ATGGCCGAGTTCATCTACACCATGCACAACGTCCGAAAGGCGGTGGGTGACAAGGTCATTCTTGACAATGTCACGCTGTCGTTCTTCCCGGGTGCCAAGATTGGTGTTGTCGGACCCAACGGTGCTGGTAAGTCGACGATGCTCAAGCTGATGGCTGGGCTCGACAAGCCCAACAACGGTGACGCCAACCTTGCCAAGGGAGCCACGGTCGGAATCCTGCTCCAGGAGCCCCCGCTCACCGAGGACAAGACGGTTCGCGAGAACGTCGAGGAGGCCGTCGGCGAGATCAAGGCCAAGCTGGCTCGGTTCGAGGAGGTTTCGGCCGAGATGGCCAACCCCGATGCCGATTTCGACGCCCTCATGGCTGAGATGGGCGAGCTGCAGACCGAGCTCGACAACGCCAACGCGTGGGACATCGACACTCGTCTGGAACAGGCGATGGACGCCTTGCAGTGCCCGCCCGGTGACACTCCGGTCAACGTCCTCTCCGGTGGTGAGCGTCGTCGCGTGGCCTTGTGCAAGCTCCTCATCGAGCAGCCTGATCTGTTGCTTCTCGACGAGCCCACCAACCACCTGGACGCCGAGTCGGTCAACTGGCTCGAGGGTCACCTCAAGTCCTACCCGGGTGCCGTCCTGGCCGTCACCCACGACCGCTACTTCCTTGACCACGTTGCTGAGTGGATCTGTGAGGTCGATCGCGGTCAGCTTCACCCCTACGAGGGCAACTACTCGACCTACCTGGACACCAAGCGCAAGCGTCTCCAGATCGAGGGCAAGAAAGATGCCAAGCGCGCCAAGATCCTCGAGAAGGAGCTGGAATGGGTGCGCTCCTCGCCGAAGGCGCGCCAGGCCAAGAACAAGGCCCGTCTGGCTCGTTACGAGGAGATGGCTGCCGAGGCTGAGCGTAACCGCAAGATCGACACCGCCGAGATCAATATCCCGCCGGGTCCGCGTCTGGGCAATGTTGTGCTGGAGGCCAACAACCTCACCAAGGGATTTGGCGACCGGGTCCTCATCAAGGACCTGTCCTTCACTCTGCCTCGGGCCGGTATTGTCGGCGTCATCGGCCCCAACGGTGTTGGTAAGACGACCTTGTTCAAGACCATCGTCGGGTTGGAGAAGGCCGATTCCGGTTCCCTCAAGGTCGGCGAGACGGTCAGCTTCTCCTACGTCGACCAGAACCGTACCGGCATCGACCCGGAGAAGAACGTCTGGGAAGTCGTCTCCGACGGATTGGACTACATCAAGGTCGCGAACTTCGAGGAGCCCTCGCGCGCCTATGTGGCCAGTTTCGGCTTCAAGGGCCCGGACCAGCAGAAGAAGTCCGGTGTGCTCTCTGGTGGTGAGCGGAACCGGCTGAACCTGGCCCTGACCCTCAAGCAGGGCGGCAACGTGCTGCTGCTCGACGAGCCGACCAACGACCTCGACGTCGAGACCCTCTCGAGCCTCGAGGACGCTCTGCTGGAATTCCCAGGATGTGCAGTGGTCGTCTCTCACGACCGCTGGTTCCTTGACCGTGTCGCCACCCACATCCTGGCTTGGGAAGGTGAGGATGAGGACGGCGTGCCGCGCTGGTTCTGGTTCGAGGGCAACTTCGCTGACTACGAGGAGAACAAGATCGAGCGCCTCGGGCCGGAGGCGGCTCGTCCGCATGCCTCGAAGCATCGCCGGCTCACGCGTGACTGA
- a CDS encoding single-stranded DNA-binding protein yields MDANVSFTGNLGTDVEMKIGEGWRGARFRVAHTPRVMRQGEWVDATTTWLSVHVYGRLADNCAASLRKGDPVVVSGRLRTRNWIDDEGSHEQLIVVASNVGPDLSRVSAVCCRPEKRAEAPLGDDRVLSCQEPNDMSGDEMEDDAEVIDDGVHAVAS; encoded by the coding sequence ATGGACGCAAACGTGTCGTTTACCGGAAATCTCGGGACTGACGTCGAGATGAAGATTGGTGAGGGGTGGCGGGGAGCCCGATTCCGGGTTGCTCATACTCCGCGGGTCATGAGGCAGGGGGAGTGGGTCGACGCAACGACGACGTGGCTGTCGGTCCATGTCTACGGTCGGCTTGCGGACAACTGCGCCGCATCCTTGCGCAAGGGAGACCCGGTCGTGGTGAGTGGGCGATTGCGCACCCGCAATTGGATTGACGACGAGGGCTCCCACGAGCAACTCATCGTCGTCGCAAGCAATGTCGGACCAGATCTGTCTCGAGTGTCGGCGGTGTGTTGTCGCCCCGAGAAGCGGGCGGAGGCGCCCCTGGGTGACGATCGCGTCCTGAGTTGTCAGGAACCAAACGACATGAGTGGCGATGAGATGGAGGATGACGCTGAGGTGATTGACGACGGCGTGCATGCGGTCGCTTCCTGA
- a CDS encoding YfjP family GTPase, producing MRRRRVDLAERIEMLSTAVDLSTGRIPDELADRVHAVLDRADQRCRIGGDHTVIALAGATGSGKSSTFNALAGAELSDPGVRRPTTSKATAAVWGSQSAESLLDWLDVPRRHHMGSDDALDGLVLLDLPDHDSVRTEHRLEVDRLVEMVDMIVWIVDPQKYADAALHTRYLAPLATHSEVMTVVLNQVDRLDKEQRKNCLRDLRRLLDSEGLDKAKIMAMSATTGEGVDDMRVALARAVRAKKAQAARLHADLDGVSQRLSEVTGDQAGQVSQDSVDRLIDALCTAGGVDPVVDATRDAYRKRGHYATGWPVTAWVSKLRPDPLHRLHLDLGSRRTRRKKELSRGSEPTEVQRSAMTARVGVAGAKVDTAVRALASQASEGLPRLWADSVRDASLSNRKDLPDDIDRAVSSTDLGVHRATGWWKAVTVVQWILVVIIVAGAIWWLVDGMAAYFQFRVSPVRWHHVPLPPLIVAGGALAGILVSLLCQIGVQAGSRAAAHHARSELRASLTEVAWQSVVDPVNAELDHHDEVVKILSKAS from the coding sequence ATGAGGAGACGACGCGTCGACCTTGCCGAGCGCATTGAGATGCTGAGCACGGCGGTGGATTTGTCGACGGGACGTATCCCCGATGAGCTGGCCGACCGTGTCCACGCTGTGCTTGATCGTGCTGACCAACGTTGCCGAATCGGCGGTGACCACACCGTCATTGCCCTTGCTGGTGCCACTGGCTCGGGAAAATCATCGACCTTCAATGCACTGGCCGGCGCGGAACTGTCCGATCCGGGCGTGCGGCGTCCGACGACCTCGAAAGCCACAGCAGCGGTGTGGGGAAGCCAGTCGGCCGAGTCCTTGTTGGACTGGCTCGATGTTCCTCGTCGCCACCACATGGGTAGCGACGATGCTCTCGACGGTCTGGTGCTGCTGGATCTACCCGACCACGACTCGGTGCGTACCGAACATCGACTCGAGGTGGACCGGCTCGTCGAGATGGTCGACATGATCGTGTGGATCGTCGATCCGCAGAAATATGCTGACGCCGCTCTTCATACGCGTTATCTGGCGCCGCTGGCGACCCATTCCGAGGTCATGACGGTGGTTCTCAATCAGGTTGATCGCCTCGACAAGGAGCAACGCAAGAACTGTCTGCGAGACCTGCGCCGGTTGTTGGACTCCGAAGGCCTGGACAAGGCCAAGATCATGGCGATGTCGGCCACCACAGGTGAAGGCGTGGACGACATGCGTGTCGCATTGGCTCGCGCCGTGCGTGCCAAGAAGGCGCAGGCAGCACGTCTCCATGCTGACCTCGACGGCGTTTCCCAGCGCTTGTCGGAAGTGACCGGTGACCAGGCAGGTCAGGTCAGCCAGGACTCCGTCGACCGATTGATCGACGCCTTGTGCACTGCAGGTGGGGTGGACCCTGTCGTCGATGCGACCCGGGATGCGTACCGCAAGAGAGGCCACTACGCCACAGGGTGGCCAGTGACGGCCTGGGTGTCGAAGCTTCGCCCGGATCCGTTGCACCGGCTGCATCTGGACCTGGGTTCGAGGCGTACCAGGCGGAAGAAGGAATTGTCGCGCGGGAGTGAACCCACCGAGGTGCAGCGAAGCGCCATGACGGCACGTGTTGGCGTTGCGGGGGCCAAGGTGGACACGGCAGTGCGCGCTCTGGCGTCGCAAGCTTCCGAGGGGCTGCCGCGACTTTGGGCCGACTCGGTGCGGGATGCGTCACTGTCGAACCGCAAGGATCTACCCGACGACATTGATCGAGCTGTCTCGTCCACGGATCTGGGGGTGCATCGCGCTACCGGCTGGTGGAAAGCGGTGACGGTGGTGCAGTGGATTCTCGTGGTCATCATCGTGGCCGGGGCAATTTGGTGGCTGGTGGATGGCATGGCCGCCTACTTCCAGTTCCGAGTCTCGCCGGTGAGATGGCATCACGTCCCGCTGCCGCCCCTCATCGTGGCGGGGGGCGCCCTCGCGGGGATCTTGGTGTCACTGCTGTGCCAGATCGGTGTGCAGGCGGGTTCTCGAGCGGCTGCCCATCATGCCAGGTCCGAGTTGCGGGCCAGTCTCACCGAGGTGGCATGGCAATCGGTCGTTGATCCGGTCAACGCCGAGCTCGATCACCACGACGAGGTCGTCAAGATCTTGTCGAAAGCGTCCTGA